Proteins from one Ipomoea triloba cultivar NCNSP0323 chromosome 1, ASM357664v1 genomic window:
- the LOC116015884 gene encoding probable membrane-associated kinase regulator 1, producing MGRRKDHRATKSQTLPSSPTHSSTSSSDFEFTVALSPRGGSTNSSSYSSSCPADELFYKGQLLPLHLSPRLSMVRTLLLASSSTSSSSDTTTTASRDSTGSSSNDSRSSFSAADLLLLPPDCDSSRPSSAAEETDFSASAAKKTSKYHLNFSLSRFSSVFRKTRLADPPPPPPPPXPAGSAPAPSPVKRLSKTAREVIGKYLKKVKPLYEKLSQNQKPQQKTKSPPEAVPISPKETAVISHSFSGNLRYPRRKSCVSSCPSSMRSSPSHSGVLCRAGFTPPAPPATKSAYPSDMSSMEELQNAIQGAIAHCKNSMLQPSTTTATSSHKNIVVSNEI from the coding sequence ATGGGGAGGAGAAAAGATCACAGAGCCACCAAATCCCAAACCCTTCCTTCATCTCCGACCCACTCCTCCACCTCCTCCTCCGACTTCGAGTTCACCGTCGCCCTCTCCCCTCGCGGCGGGTCCACCAactcttcttcttattcttcttcctGCCCCGCCGACGAGCTCTTCTACAAAGGCCAGCTCCTCCCCCTCCACCTCTCCCCTCGCCTCTCCATGGTCCGCACGCTCCTACTCGCTTCCTCCTCCACTTCCTCCTCCTCcgacaccaccaccaccgcctcCCGCGATTCCACGGGTAGTAGCTCTAATGATTCCCGCTCCTCCTTCTCCGCCGccgacctcctcctcctcccccCTGATTGCGACTCCTCCCGCCCCTCCTCCGCCGCCGAAGAAACGGATTTCTCCGCCTCCGCCGCCAAGAAAACCTCCAAGTACCACCTCAACTTCTCCCTCTCTAGATTCTCTTCCGTTTTCCGGAAGACCCGCCTCGCGgatcctccccccccccccccccccccccNCCCCGCCGGATCCGCACCCGCCCCCTCCCCTGTAAAACGCTTGAGCAAAACCGCCCGAGAAGTCATCGGCAAGTACCTCAAGAAAGTCAAGCCCTTATACGAAAAGCTCTCCCAAAACCAAAAGCCCCAACAGAAAACCAAATCGCCCCCCGAAGCCGTTCCGATTTCCCCGAAAGAAACGGCGGTTATCTCCCACTCGTTCTCGGGGAATTTAAGGTACCCGAGGAGGAAGAGCTGCGTGTCGAGCTGCCCGTCGTCGATGCGGTCGTCCCCCAGCCACTCCGGCGTGCTTTGCCGGGCCGGATTCACCCCGCCGGCGCCGCCGGCGACTAAGTCGGCGTACCCGTCGGACATGTCGTCAATGGAGGAGCTTCAGAACGCAATACAAGGCGCCATCGCTCATTGCAAGAACTCCATGCTTCAGCCTTCCACAACCACCGCTACTAGCAGCCACAAGAATATCGTGGTCAGTAATGAGATTTGA